The following coding sequences lie in one Lolium perenne isolate Kyuss_39 chromosome 2, Kyuss_2.0, whole genome shotgun sequence genomic window:
- the LOC127337263 gene encoding subtilisin-like protease gives MHAIVLAAALILFAATAADGANDLVAPLVASASAPPHVEHAAPAAAEVDDAPSGSLKTYLVIVCRTNGPKENGNKLLEWHASLLASILNTTADSLLVDALSAARPRLVFSFQHVVSGFAARLTNAEVAQLAKLPWCVEALPDATYRLMTTYTPELLRVSPPGTGAWSVGGSMGEGVIVGILDNGIDPRHVSFLDDGMPPPPAKWRGGCHFGGAPCNKKLIGGRSRGPQSHGTHTSGTAVGAFVRDVKLSPADAPGAVASGMAPRAHLAFYEVCVGDTCSATEILTVTEKGAFQDGVDVISISASDDTQKPFYKDLIAVGSLSAVMSGVFFSTSAGNAGPLERSVTNCAPWQLTVAASTMGRRIVSRIQLGNGVVLDGENLNQYNPVENRPLVFVSGMFADGALNGVDVRGKIVACDRSEDPITRADMVEKAGGAGMVSWSSLKRGAATTPVDSLTIAASRVPHADGQVIMAYINSTASPTASLTFLGAQLNRSSLPAIAEYSSRGPCNMSSVGVLKPDITGPGTNIVASVPGAGSNASTGTPTTTFGMLSGTSMSTPHLSGIVAMLKKARPEWSPAAIKSALMTTADVTHPDGTPIVDETTGRPNCFAMGAGLVNPTRALDPGLVYDLAPADYIPYVCGLGYEENFVKDIIAQPMMNVSCATAGKIEGKDLNYPSIMVTLTPAAPSVVVRRTVTNIGDPLSVYTAEVVTPKGVAVEVVPNVLGFGVMLRRSDFTVKLTRGADAAANGGTAEGSLRWVSRNGKYSVRSPIAILFDPLPNN, from the coding sequence ATGCACGCCAtcgtcctcgccgccgccctcATCCTGTTCGCCGCCACCGCGGCCGACGGAGCCAACGACCTGGTCGCTCCCCTCGTCGCGTCCGCCAGTGCGCCTCCCCATGTCGAGCATGCCGCTCCCGCGGCGGCCGAGGTCGACGACGCGCCCTCCGGCTCCCTGAAGACGTACCTGGTGATCGTGTGCCGCACCAACGGGCCCAAGGAGAACGGCAACAAGCTGCTGGAGTGGCACGCCTCGCTGCTggcctccatcctcaacaccacgGCCGACTCGCTCCTCGTCGACGCGCTCTCCGCCGCCCGCCCGCGGCTCGTCTTCTCCTTCCAGCACGTCGTCAGCGGCTTCGCGGCCCGCCTCACAAACGCCGAGGTCGCCCAGCTCGCCAAGCTCCCCTGGTGCGTCGAGGCGCTCCCCGACGCCACCTACCGCCTCATGACCACCTACACGCCCGAGCTGCTCCGGGTGTCCCCGCCGGGGACGGGCGCGTGGAGCGTCGGCGGGAGCATGGGGGAGGGCGTCATCGTGGGGATCCTCGACAACGGCATCGACCCGCGGCACGTGTCCTTCCTCGACGACGGcatgccgccgccgcccgccaagTGGCGCGGCGGGTGCCACTTCGGGGGCGCGCCCTGCAACAAGAAGCTCATCGGCGGGCGGTCCAGGGGCCCGCAGTCCCACGGCACACACACATCCGGCACTGCCGTGGGGGCGTTCGTGAGGGACGTGAAGCTGTCGCCGGCCGACGCACCCGGCGCGGTGGCGTCCGGCATGGCGCCACGCGCGCACCTGGCGTTCTACGAGGTGTGCGTCGGCGACACCTGCTCGGCCACGGAGATCCTCACCGTCACGGAAAAGGGCGCGTTCCAGGACGGCGTCGACGTCATCTCCATCTCCGCTAGCGACGACACGCAGAAGCCCTTCTACAAGGACCTCATCGCGGTCGGCAGCCTCTCCGCCGTCATGTCCGGCGTTTTCTTCAGCACCAGCGCCGGCAACGCCGGCCCGCTCGAGCGCAGCGTCACCAACTGCGCGCCGTGGCAGCTCACCGTCGCCGCCAGCACCATGGGCCGGCGAATCGTCTCCAGGATCCAGCTCGGCAACGGGGTGGTGCTCGACGGCGAGAACCTGAACCAGTACAACCCCGTGGAGAACAGGCCCCTCGTCTTCGTGTCCGGGATGTTCGCCGACGGCGCGCTGAACGGCGTCGACGTCCGCGGGAAGATCGTGGCGTGCGACCGCAGCGAGGACCCGATCACGCGCGCCGACATGGTCGAGAAGGCTGGCGGCGCCGGGATGGTCAGCTGGTCCAGCCTTAAGCGGGGCGCCGCCACCACGCCGGTGGACAGCCTCACCATCGCCGCGTCGCGGGTCCCGCACGCCGACGGGCAGGTCATCATGGCGTACATAAACTCCACGGCCAGCCCCACCGCCAGCCTCACCTTCCTCGGCGCCCAGCTCAACCGCTCCTCCCTGCCGGCCATCGCCGAGTACTCCTCGAGAGGGCCCTGCAACATGTCCAGCGTCGGCGTCCTCAAGCCGGACATCACCGGGCCCGGCACCAACATCGTCGCATCCGTCCCCGGCGCGGGGAGCAACGCCAGCACGGGGACGCCCACGACGACATTCGGGATGCTCAGCGGCACGTCCATGTCCACGCCGCACCTGTCCGGGATCGTGGCCATGCTGAAGAAGGCGCGGCCGGAGTGGTCGCCGGCGGCGATCAAGTCGGCGCTGATGACGACGGCGGACGTGACGCACCCGGATGGCACGCCGATCGTGGACGAGACAACGGGCCGGCCGAACTGCTTCGCCATGGGCGCCGGGCTGGTGAACCCGACGCGTGCCCTCGACCCGGGCCTCGTGTACGACCTCGCGCCGGCGGACTACATCCCCTACGTGTGCGGGCTTGGGTACGAGGAGAACTTCGTCAAGGACATCATCGCGCAGCCGATGATGAACGTGAGCTGCGCCACGGCGGGGAAGATTGAGGGCAAGGACCTCAACTACCCGTCGATCATGGTGACGCTCACGCCGGCCGCGCCGTCGGTGGTCGTGAGGCGCACGGTGACCAACATCGGGGACCCTTTGTCGGTGTACACGGCGGAGGTTGTCACACCCAAGGGCGTCGCCGTCGAGGTGGTGCCGAACGTGTTGGGCTTCGGGGTTATGCTACGGAGGAGTGACTTCACCGTGAAGTTGACAAGAGGTGCCGATGCCGCCGCCAATGGCGGCACGGCGGAGGGAAGCCTGCGGTGGGTATCCCGCAACGGCAAATACTCCGTCCGTAGTCCGATCGCCATTCTGTTCGATCCATTACCTAATAACTAA